The genomic region ATGCATCTTTAAGTGGTTAGCATAGTTTTCCAGATGCCGAAATACTCTTGTACACTTTGGACACTGATGGTGCCACTGGAGGCCTTTGTCTATCCCTCGGTTGTTAGGCCCAAACATATCTTTAGAGGCCAGGATGATGTTATCGCTGCCGGCGTACGAAAGGGCATAGTTGTGGAGGTGGTTTTGCTCTATTTCACTTGCTCTGTTCTCAACAGTGGAGTTGATAAGAAAGTGTTGAGGCTCTGAGGAATGCAGTGCAGTTTGTTCAGAAGAAATAAACTGATTCTGATCCTTCTTATTCCTAACTTCTGTTACCTCCCCAATGGACTCCACCTTGATGATCTGGATATCACTATCCTCCATGTCCATGCTGTCTTCTGAAGGCTGAATACAAGGCGAGTCCTGCTGCAGAGAGTCATCGTCTCCCTGATGCTCCTTCAGCTCAGAAGAGTCGCTTTGCTGTTCGCACTCTTTGCTCTCCAGCGGCTGCTTGGGTTTGATGAACTTCCACAGGGCCTGAGTGCACCGTTCCACGATGTGGCTCATCTGCAGAAAGCTCGCAGCTGTCAGGTAGTTCACCAGCTCCATTTCAGGGAACTCCAGAGTGCCACTGTAGCAAGAGAGAAGCAGCTGCCTCCCCACTTCTGAACTCTGCAGGATGGAGATTTTTACATCTCTGGAGTCGTTCAGTAAGAACTGATCTCTTAAAAAAGGAGAGCCAGCAGCAAAGACAATTTTATGCCCATGAACTTCAACATCATCTATATGGACCACGACATCACAAAActtgttttcttccctcagtTTGTTCATTTTCTGTAACATTGAATCTCCATAGTTGTCAAACTTGAAATGAAGAATATCTGATCTTTCTGACAT from Molothrus ater isolate BHLD 08-10-18 breed brown headed cowbird chromosome 20, BPBGC_Mater_1.1, whole genome shotgun sequence harbors:
- the ZBTB26 gene encoding zinc finger and BTB domain-containing protein 26, producing the protein MSERSDILHFKFDNYGDSMLQKMNKLREENKFCDVVVHIDDVEVHGHKIVFAAGSPFLRDQFLLNDSRDVKISILQSSEVGRQLLLSCYSGTLEFPEMELVNYLTAASFLQMSHIVERCTQALWKFIKPKQPLESKECEQQSDSSELKEHQGDDDSLQQDSPCIQPSEDSMDMEDSDIQIIKVESIGEVTEVRNKKDQNQFISSEQTALHSSEPQHFLINSTVENRASEIEQNHLHNYALSYAGSDNIILASKDMFGPNNRGIDKGLQWHHQCPKCTRVFRHLENYANHLKMHKLFMCLLCGKTFTQKGNLHRHMRVHAGIKPFQCKICGKTFSQKCSLQDHLNLHSGDKPHKCNYCDMVFAHKPVLRKHLKQLHGKNSFDNANERNVQDITVDFDSFTCSAATDSKVCQQADASQVLDAGKLPQAVLSLRNDSTCVN